ATAGCTGCTCGCACGATATTCTGCGGTATCGTAATCGACGGTCGGCGTCGGGTCGGGCGTCGGCGTCGGATCGGGCGTGGGTGCGGGATCGGGCGTCGGGCTCGGCGCCTGCGGGTCCGGGTTGGACACCGGCGGCGGCGGGGTCGAGCGCGGACCGCCCCCGCCCCCACAGGCCGCCAGCCCAAGCGCCATCGCACTGATCCCTGCCAGCGCCACCGACCGTGTCATTCGCTCGTTCATCGCGCGCTCGCTCATCCCGTGCCCCTTTGTCCCGCTCTGTCCGCCCATATGTTTTAACCCGTTCTAAACCATGAAGAATTTGGACCTTCATAGTTAAAGAAAACTTACGCTTTGCTGAAAGCCGGACCAAAAGCTAGGACAAGCGTCAAGATGGACCCGCGCCTCTCCCATATCACCGACTGGATTTTCGATCTCGATAATACGCTCTATCCGGCTGCATCGGGACTTTTCCGCCATGTCGACCGGCGCATGACAGCCTATATCGCTACCCTGCTCGATCTCGATCATGACGCCGCCTACAAGGTCCAGAAGGGCTATTTCCATGCCCATGGCACCACGCTCGCGGGGCTGATGGCCGAACATGGGGTCGATCCGCATCATTTTCTCGAAGACGTGCACGACATCCCGCTGGAAGACATCACGCCCGATCCGCGCATCGTCCATGGCATCGCCCGCCTTCCCGGACGCGCCTTCATCTATACAAACGGCGATGCGCCTTACGCCGCCCGCGTGCTTGAACGTCTCGGGCTCGGCAGCCATTTCGTCCATGTCCACGACATCCATGCCACCGACTATCGGCCCAAGCCCGACCGCCACGGCTACGAGCTGCTACTCGACCGGTTCGACATCGATCCCGCCCGCGCGGTGATGGTCGAGGACATGGCCAAGAATTTGAAACCCGCCAAGCAACTCGGCCTCACCACCGTCTGGGTCGACAATGGCTCCGAACAGGCGCAAGAAGCGCCCGAAACCGCCCATGTCGACATCGCCATCACCGATGTCGGCGACTGGCTGCACGCACTCGACCAAGGGGAATAGGGATGAGCATCGAGACCACCATCGAACAGGGCTGGGACCG
The nucleotide sequence above comes from Sphingomicrobium arenosum. Encoded proteins:
- a CDS encoding pyrimidine 5'-nucleotidase, encoding MDPRLSHITDWIFDLDNTLYPAASGLFRHVDRRMTAYIATLLDLDHDAAYKVQKGYFHAHGTTLAGLMAEHGVDPHHFLEDVHDIPLEDITPDPRIVHGIARLPGRAFIYTNGDAPYAARVLERLGLGSHFVHVHDIHATDYRPKPDRHGYELLLDRFDIDPARAVMVEDMAKNLKPAKQLGLTTVWVDNGSEQAQEAPETAHVDIAITDVGDWLHALDQGE